The following coding sequences are from one Haloferax litoreum window:
- a CDS encoding HsdM family class I SAM-dependent methyltransferase — protein sequence MNDDRTEEIRHLLDDELSLDEFTGCDQSPETGAAAFFHHLFVHVLGFEASASSQGCSGWVELERKSLSDVSEEVSARLLARAGDFRVLYVELPALTRTAERDFVQRLTHTGLGMDWATEGTFIAVFHAPDSTVWHLVTPFRTGVDDGRTGRPVLRRYTLGEGQTHHHVSDALAKIGVHDGQLADRIDEAFQVDTLTEEFYDDYKWAFETLSDDIRESGVDTEDVHQYAHVTLTRLLCFYYLQRRGWTGGRTDFVRWFHDKYRASGEDEQFHETWLSALFFCESDLPEGTSPFTSLPDEVEAALTDCPPMNDGLFQPTDADRSEWYFSDSALASVIFDFLEQYNYTISEASSYDVDVAVDPSMLGKIYESFITEEDRDEAGIFYTPRVEVDLMCRLALYEQFCDQMGPLETARKRALVAFLFSTPNEWDRTKSDFDDELEGILRNLRIVDPACGSGAYLVGMGQVLTELFEKVGRTVDAEQKSQILDGALYGADIKPWAVRVAAFRLWLWFAENESEIPTEGSAPFDFSFNLYTGDSVVGREGDGLDAVREGGFDVVITNPPYVDHQHIAQQNRTQSGAGQMLPADVRSSKAAYKTALVTYVQETFGIKPYRSSDLYLYFFFRAIDLLRDGGTLLFLTSNTWLDTAYGKRLQQGLLELTDIECIVDNRKKRSFAGASINTALTVANRTSQRSLAGDVKFVALSEPYERVVSPPTMADILVDSWEDDRTDEFALGSERGRIRRFDAGRVVWLEESALWRLGGGTTQHRRERETESSPASTPALPGGTYTGNSWGQFLRAPSAYFDVLEAGADIFTPLSTIASVGSYLNTGGADGFFFVALEEGDPRTDRHVTIRNRETDETFTVESAFVVPFVESPQQVTNIDLSNDEFESYLVSIPRGTDLSDTHVRRYIAWGERRGTYHTASGRRGKREWWAIGTRGETNTNVVWPNRQHNRHFVAYNPNRTVTHRFYRLDPHDGVDVTSEELAALLNFSPTALFTEVLASTGLGLGVLDVTGRTLDQIPVVDPAKLSESSLETIRSAFRRMANRPMGSLHDELGATTAEQFDLDAVVSDRRAIDCELFEPYLDVAPSEQVPLYRAILETVNTRITKSRSL from the coding sequence ATGAACGACGACAGGACAGAAGAGATACGCCACCTGCTCGACGACGAACTGTCGCTGGACGAGTTTACCGGGTGCGACCAGTCTCCAGAGACCGGTGCGGCGGCCTTCTTTCACCACCTCTTCGTTCACGTACTCGGATTCGAGGCGTCGGCATCATCGCAGGGTTGCTCCGGGTGGGTGGAACTCGAAAGGAAGTCGCTATCGGACGTATCTGAGGAGGTGTCTGCCCGATTACTCGCACGGGCGGGCGACTTCCGTGTTCTCTACGTCGAACTCCCGGCGCTGACTCGCACTGCAGAACGAGACTTCGTTCAGCGTCTCACACACACTGGTCTTGGGATGGACTGGGCTACCGAAGGCACGTTCATCGCTGTCTTTCACGCCCCCGATAGCACCGTTTGGCACCTCGTCACACCGTTCCGAACGGGTGTCGACGACGGCAGAACTGGCCGTCCAGTTCTTCGACGCTATACACTCGGCGAAGGACAGACACACCACCACGTCTCGGATGCACTGGCGAAAATCGGAGTGCACGATGGGCAACTCGCTGACCGTATCGACGAGGCCTTTCAGGTCGACACTCTCACCGAGGAGTTCTACGACGACTACAAGTGGGCGTTCGAGACGCTTTCGGACGACATTCGTGAGAGCGGCGTCGATACCGAAGACGTCCACCAGTACGCCCACGTCACGCTCACCCGATTGCTGTGTTTCTACTATCTTCAACGGCGAGGCTGGACAGGTGGACGAACGGACTTTGTTCGCTGGTTCCACGACAAGTATCGGGCGTCCGGCGAGGACGAGCAGTTTCACGAAACGTGGCTCTCGGCACTGTTCTTTTGTGAATCGGACCTCCCGGAAGGTACGTCTCCATTCACGTCCCTCCCGGACGAAGTTGAGGCGGCCCTCACCGACTGTCCACCGATGAACGACGGACTCTTCCAGCCGACAGATGCCGACCGGAGTGAGTGGTACTTCTCCGATTCTGCACTGGCCTCGGTCATCTTCGACTTCCTCGAACAGTATAACTACACCATCTCCGAAGCGAGTTCGTACGACGTCGACGTCGCAGTCGACCCCTCGATGCTCGGGAAGATTTACGAATCGTTCATCACCGAAGAAGACCGCGACGAGGCGGGTATCTTCTACACACCGCGTGTCGAAGTCGACTTGATGTGCCGGCTAGCCCTCTACGAGCAGTTCTGTGACCAGATGGGCCCGCTCGAAACTGCACGTAAGCGGGCACTCGTCGCGTTTCTCTTCAGTACGCCGAACGAGTGGGACCGAACGAAAAGCGACTTCGACGACGAACTCGAAGGAATCCTTCGGAATCTCCGTATCGTGGACCCTGCGTGTGGGAGCGGTGCGTACCTCGTCGGAATGGGACAGGTACTGACTGAACTCTTCGAGAAGGTGGGTCGGACTGTCGACGCCGAGCAGAAATCCCAGATTCTCGACGGAGCTCTCTACGGTGCCGATATCAAACCGTGGGCCGTTCGTGTCGCGGCGTTCCGATTGTGGCTCTGGTTCGCCGAAAACGAATCCGAAATCCCAACTGAGGGGTCTGCACCCTTCGACTTCTCGTTCAACCTCTACACGGGGGACAGCGTCGTCGGTCGGGAAGGAGACGGCCTCGATGCCGTACGGGAAGGTGGATTCGACGTCGTGATAACGAATCCACCATACGTCGACCATCAGCACATCGCCCAACAGAACCGCACACAGTCAGGTGCAGGTCAGATGCTCCCTGCCGACGTTCGTTCGAGTAAGGCGGCGTACAAGACTGCCCTCGTGACCTACGTGCAGGAGACGTTCGGAATCAAGCCGTACCGAAGCAGCGATTTGTACCTCTACTTCTTCTTCAGAGCAATCGACCTGCTTCGTGATGGTGGGACGTTGCTGTTCCTCACGTCCAACACGTGGCTGGACACCGCGTACGGAAAGCGACTCCAGCAAGGGTTGCTCGAACTCACCGATATCGAGTGTATCGTGGACAATCGGAAGAAGCGAAGCTTCGCTGGGGCGAGTATCAATACTGCCCTCACCGTCGCAAATCGAACGTCACAACGGTCACTAGCTGGCGACGTCAAATTCGTTGCACTGAGTGAACCGTACGAACGTGTGGTCTCTCCACCGACGATGGCCGACATCCTCGTCGACAGTTGGGAAGACGATAGAACAGACGAGTTTGCACTTGGGAGCGAACGGGGACGCATTCGACGATTCGACGCTGGCCGCGTCGTTTGGCTCGAAGAATCTGCGCTCTGGCGACTTGGTGGAGGAACGACACAGCACCGTCGGGAGCGAGAAACGGAGTCGTCCCCTGCGTCCACACCTGCACTCCCGGGTGGAACCTACACGGGGAACTCGTGGGGTCAATTCCTCCGTGCTCCGTCGGCGTACTTCGACGTCTTGGAAGCAGGTGCAGATATCTTCACGCCGCTTTCGACGATTGCCTCGGTCGGTTCGTATCTGAACACCGGGGGTGCAGATGGGTTCTTTTTTGTCGCACTGGAAGAAGGCGACCCACGGACTGACCGACACGTGACGATTCGGAACCGAGAGACAGACGAGACGTTCACCGTCGAGTCAGCGTTCGTCGTCCCGTTCGTCGAATCCCCTCAGCAAGTCACCAACATCGACCTCTCGAACGACGAGTTCGAGAGCTATCTCGTCTCGATTCCGCGGGGAACGGACCTCTCGGACACGCACGTTCGGCGGTACATCGCGTGGGGTGAACGCCGGGGGACGTATCACACTGCGTCGGGTCGACGAGGGAAACGCGAGTGGTGGGCGATTGGAACACGTGGCGAGACGAATACGAACGTCGTCTGGCCGAATCGGCAGCACAACCGGCACTTCGTCGCCTACAATCCGAACCGGACGGTGACCCATCGGTTCTACCGACTCGACCCCCACGACGGCGTAGACGTGACTTCCGAAGAGTTAGCGGCACTGTTGAACTTCTCACCAACAGCACTCTTCACAGAGGTACTGGCGAGCACTGGACTCGGGTTAGGTGTCCTCGACGTCACTGGGAGAACTCTAGACCAAATTCCCGTTGTCGACCCTGCCAAGCTTTCGGAATCGAGTCTGGAGACCATTCGTAGTGCCTTCCGTCGGATGGCCAACCGACCCATGGGTTCGCTACACGACGAACTCGGTGCCACCACGGCGGAGCAGTTCGACCTCGACGCAGTCGTCTCCGACCGTCGCGCGATAGACTGCGAACTGTTCGAACCGTACCTCGATGTGGCCCCCAGTGAACAGGTTCCTCTCTACCGCGCGATTCTGGAGACGGTCAATACTCGAATTACCAAGTCTCGGAGTCTGTGA
- a CDS encoding cation-translocating P-type ATPase, producing MSSAIQNRRSTDKQKWHTRSVDQTLAELETDEEGLSQTEAANRLTEYGPNEIQREDEISPLEIFISQFEDFLIYLLFFAAGLSLAVGLLPGEEPNYVDAGLILVILLGNGIFGFVQDYRAEKAMEELRELSSPDATVLRDGEKRTVAAENVVPGDVVVIEQGSAIPADARLIEVTNLETLEAPLTGESAGVSKTTDALDSETPLAERSNMVYMNTDAVKGRGKAVVVETGMRTEVGGIATQIHEADEGQTPFQEEVDELGRRIGYGIVGLIALVVVVQLLFTQASTIAVLLTAITLAVAAVPEGLPAVVTLTLAIGARKMVDKNALVRRLPVVESLGSVDVILTDKTGTLTENQMTVTRVAFGSDVYEVTGTGLDTEGEFLHDETHVDPDVLDPVLRCGLLCNNAEKAPASEDREYYGDPTEVALLVSAKKAGIEHDAERVREIPFSSERKRMTVLVAEGEVHTAYTKGAPETVLERCNRVAVDGEVRELTDEKRAEILEKTEAFAGDALRVLGFAKKSVDDPDSDETALEEDLVFLGLQGMIDVPREEVDRAVSDCRDAGIRVVMATGDNLQTAKAIGAQIGFDPEGALTGTDVEKMSDTELRDAVEDVEIFARAAPDHKVRVLKALQSNGHRVAMTGDGVNDAPGVRNADVGISMGIRGTDVTKAASDMVLQDDNFVTIRDAIAEGRGIFDNIRKFVNLLLSANAGEVLTVFVGVLIGSALFPELFAAQSEALILTPVMLLWINLVTDGLPALALGVDPKAPNVLERDPRSTDESVIDTRVVMSILTIGVTTTITGLVLFFQTLGTTESIVSAQTLLFTFFVVAEMGIIQVIRRRFGQRLLSNTWLVGAVITSLVLQLLVLYTPLAGLFGVYGLGLREWGYITVGVLAVLVTNYVISLVYDRVL from the coding sequence ATGAGTTCCGCCATACAAAACCGACGTTCCACGGACAAGCAGAAGTGGCACACACGCTCGGTCGACCAGACACTCGCGGAACTCGAAACAGACGAGGAGGGCCTGTCACAGACAGAAGCAGCGAACCGACTCACAGAGTACGGGCCGAACGAAATCCAGAGAGAAGACGAGATTTCACCCCTCGAAATCTTCATTTCCCAGTTCGAAGACTTCCTCATCTACCTCTTGTTTTTCGCCGCTGGCCTCTCGTTGGCGGTCGGTCTACTCCCCGGAGAAGAACCCAACTACGTCGATGCAGGCCTCATTCTCGTGATATTGCTTGGAAACGGGATATTCGGGTTCGTCCAAGACTACCGTGCCGAGAAGGCCATGGAGGAGTTACGGGAACTATCGTCTCCAGACGCGACGGTGTTACGAGACGGTGAGAAGCGAACCGTCGCCGCGGAAAACGTCGTTCCCGGTGACGTGGTCGTCATAGAACAGGGTAGCGCGATTCCAGCAGATGCTCGACTTATCGAGGTTACGAACCTCGAGACGTTGGAAGCGCCGTTGACAGGTGAGAGCGCCGGCGTCAGCAAGACCACAGACGCACTCGATTCGGAGACACCGTTGGCCGAACGATCGAACATGGTCTACATGAATACGGACGCGGTCAAAGGCCGGGGCAAAGCCGTCGTCGTCGAGACGGGGATGCGTACCGAAGTTGGAGGAATCGCGACGCAGATTCACGAAGCAGACGAGGGCCAGACACCCTTCCAAGAAGAGGTGGACGAACTCGGGCGTCGAATCGGCTACGGTATCGTGGGACTAATCGCCCTCGTCGTCGTCGTGCAGTTACTCTTCACGCAAGCGAGTACCATCGCCGTTCTGTTGACGGCCATCACACTCGCTGTGGCCGCCGTCCCAGAGGGTCTGCCCGCCGTGGTGACGTTGACACTGGCGATTGGCGCACGGAAGATGGTCGACAAAAACGCACTCGTCCGTCGTCTTCCAGTCGTCGAGAGCCTCGGTTCTGTCGACGTGATTCTCACCGACAAGACCGGAACGTTGACCGAAAACCAGATGACTGTCACGCGCGTCGCGTTCGGGTCCGACGTGTACGAGGTGACGGGTACCGGCCTCGACACCGAGGGCGAATTCTTGCACGACGAAACGCACGTCGACCCAGACGTACTCGACCCCGTGTTGCGGTGCGGGTTGCTCTGCAACAACGCTGAGAAAGCCCCAGCATCTGAGGACAGAGAATACTACGGCGACCCGACAGAGGTTGCGTTACTCGTGTCTGCGAAAAAGGCCGGCATCGAGCACGACGCTGAACGGGTCCGCGAGATACCCTTCTCCTCAGAACGAAAGCGGATGACCGTCTTGGTCGCGGAAGGCGAGGTGCACACCGCGTATACGAAGGGTGCTCCAGAAACAGTCCTAGAGCGGTGTAATCGTGTAGCCGTCGACGGCGAAGTTCGGGAGTTGACAGACGAAAAACGCGCAGAAATCCTCGAAAAGACCGAAGCATTCGCTGGGGATGCACTCCGTGTTCTCGGGTTCGCCAAGAAATCGGTCGACGACCCTGACAGCGACGAGACCGCGCTCGAAGAGGATCTCGTCTTCCTCGGGTTGCAGGGCATGATAGACGTGCCTCGCGAGGAAGTCGACCGAGCGGTCTCTGACTGCCGAGACGCCGGAATCCGTGTCGTCATGGCGACCGGCGACAACCTCCAGACTGCGAAGGCTATCGGTGCCCAAATCGGGTTCGACCCCGAGGGTGCTCTGACAGGGACCGACGTAGAGAAGATGAGCGACACGGAACTGCGCGACGCCGTCGAAGACGTCGAGATATTCGCTCGTGCTGCACCCGACCACAAGGTCCGGGTCCTCAAAGCGCTTCAGTCGAACGGACACCGAGTTGCCATGACAGGCGACGGTGTGAACGACGCACCGGGCGTCCGGAATGCCGACGTGGGAATCTCGATGGGAATCCGCGGGACGGACGTCACGAAAGCAGCGTCTGACATGGTACTGCAGGACGACAACTTCGTCACGATTCGGGACGCAATCGCAGAGGGACGAGGTATCTTCGACAACATCAGGAAGTTCGTCAATCTGCTGCTCTCGGCGAACGCTGGCGAAGTACTCACCGTCTTCGTAGGCGTACTCATCGGGAGCGCACTCTTCCCCGAGCTCTTTGCGGCGCAGTCGGAAGCACTCATCCTGACGCCAGTGATGTTGCTCTGGATTAACCTCGTCACCGACGGCCTCCCAGCGCTCGCACTCGGCGTCGACCCGAAGGCACCGAACGTCCTCGAACGCGACCCTCGAAGTACAGACGAGTCCGTCATCGACACGCGAGTCGTCATGTCTATCCTCACTATCGGTGTGACCACGACCATCACTGGGTTGGTCCTCTTCTTCCAGACGTTGGGAACCACAGAGTCGATAGTGAGCGCTCAAACACTGCTGTTCACGTTCTTCGTGGTCGCAGAGATGGGAATCATTCAGGTCATCCGGCGGCGGTTCGGCCAGCGTCTCCTCTCGAATACGTGGCTGGTCGGTGCAGTCATAACCTCGCTGGTGCTCCAACTTCTCGTGCTGTACACACCGCTTGCTGGACTCTTCGGTGTATACGGACTCGGCCTCAGAGAGTGGGGCTACATCACTGTCGGCGTCCTCGCCGTCTTAGTCACGAACTACGTGATATCCCTCGTCTACGACCGAGTGTTGTAG
- a CDS encoding CBS domain-containing protein — MDISEIVSKEYVELPPDEQVSKLVGAFEDPTVQGVVVRGDEFEGIVTRKQLATSHHQPEKKLKSLVWHVPHLAPDEDVRNVAQLMLDSDSKFLPVFDGRELLGVVTADDILRAVTPFLDVATVEDVQTRNVVTVDPTSTFGEALHIFRENRITHLPVVEGETAVGILSLYDVVGLTVRPEQKSKGGDISGTDSFGGGISSSGGRSRRGGFGAREGELQRMLDLPVRDVMTEPVRTIDPSATLDTAVEVMLTDGVSSLVVTTDGSPFGIVTKSDILDSLTWEAGGNQAVQVYGTDLLDDMSYAEIVDMVERLANKDQRMNVLDAKIHLHEHDEKLRGTPLLFARIRLHTDQGLYLASGEGYGASHAITQAREVLERQIRDKKTQGRSKKPKDEAYWEKRFGWMLEGE, encoded by the coding sequence ATGGATATCAGCGAAATCGTGTCGAAAGAGTACGTCGAATTGCCCCCAGACGAACAGGTGTCGAAACTCGTCGGCGCGTTCGAAGACCCCACAGTCCAGGGAGTCGTCGTTCGCGGCGACGAGTTCGAAGGAATCGTCACGAGAAAGCAACTCGCAACCTCGCATCATCAACCCGAGAAAAAACTCAAATCGCTCGTCTGGCACGTCCCCCACCTCGCACCCGACGAGGACGTCCGAAACGTCGCACAACTCATGCTCGACAGTGATTCGAAGTTCCTCCCAGTATTCGACGGGCGCGAACTACTGGGGGTAGTCACCGCCGACGACATCCTCCGTGCAGTCACCCCGTTCCTCGACGTGGCGACTGTCGAAGACGTCCAGACGAGGAACGTCGTCACCGTCGACCCGACGTCGACGTTCGGTGAAGCGCTCCACATCTTCCGCGAGAATCGAATTACTCACCTGCCGGTCGTCGAAGGCGAGACAGCAGTCGGTATCCTCAGTCTGTACGACGTGGTGGGCCTCACAGTGCGGCCAGAACAGAAGAGCAAGGGAGGCGACATCAGTGGCACAGACTCGTTTGGTGGAGGGATTTCGAGCAGTGGCGGTCGTTCGCGCCGGGGTGGCTTCGGTGCCCGGGAAGGTGAGCTCCAGCGGATGCTCGACTTGCCGGTCCGAGATGTGATGACTGAACCAGTACGAACCATCGACCCCTCGGCTACGCTCGACACTGCTGTCGAGGTGATGCTAACCGATGGAGTATCGTCGCTCGTGGTTACGACGGATGGAAGCCCGTTTGGTATCGTCACGAAGTCCGATATCCTCGACTCACTCACGTGGGAAGCAGGCGGCAATCAGGCCGTCCAAGTCTACGGAACTGACCTGCTTGACGACATGTCGTACGCCGAAATCGTCGACATGGTCGAACGACTCGCGAACAAAGACCAGCGAATGAACGTTCTGGATGCGAAGATTCACCTCCACGAACACGACGAGAAGCTTCGTGGGACACCACTCTTGTTCGCACGAATCCGTCTGCACACTGACCAGGGGTTGTACCTCGCGTCCGGCGAGGGATACGGTGCGAGTCACGCCATCACCCAAGCACGGGAGGTCTTAGAACGCCAGATACGCGACAAGAAAACCCAAGGGCGAAGCAAGAAACCAAAAGACGAAGCGTACTGGGAGAAGCGCTTCGGCTGGATGCTGGAGGGAGAATAA
- a CDS encoding universal stress protein, giving the protein MYDQILVPIDGGGGAEGAIGRALDFARIEDATVHVLHVVDTSPEPPTLTSVDRTEVRQYSEKRGRDATQRVATQATNHGIETVRTVAEGIPHRAILDYSRENDIDLVVMGTHGETGRSESGLGSTTQRVVTFSDVPVLAVRLDTETELSRDGYTMYNHVVVPTDGSDAAMRAAEHGLEIAERYGAHVHVVYVVDTTTYGFQDAPRSIVGLLKRGGERAVNELAAEARDRNLPVTTDVLRGVPEDEILAYATGVDTDVITMGTRGRSAGTERFLGSTTARLVARAEMAVLTTT; this is encoded by the coding sequence ATGTACGACCAGATACTCGTCCCAATCGACGGGGGTGGTGGTGCCGAGGGGGCAATCGGCCGTGCTCTCGACTTCGCTCGTATCGAGGATGCGACTGTCCACGTCCTCCACGTGGTCGACACCAGTCCCGAACCGCCGACGTTGACCTCCGTGGACCGAACTGAAGTCCGGCAGTATTCTGAAAAGCGTGGCAGAGATGCGACACAGCGAGTCGCCACCCAAGCGACGAACCACGGAATCGAGACGGTTCGGACCGTCGCGGAAGGAATCCCTCACCGCGCCATTCTCGACTATTCACGTGAGAACGACATCGACCTCGTCGTGATGGGGACACACGGTGAGACCGGCCGCAGCGAATCTGGATTGGGAAGCACGACACAGCGTGTGGTGACGTTCTCGGATGTTCCCGTGTTGGCCGTGCGCCTCGATACAGAGACAGAGCTTTCACGTGATGGATACACGATGTACAATCACGTCGTCGTGCCGACGGACGGCAGCGACGCCGCGATGCGCGCAGCAGAACACGGGCTGGAAATTGCCGAGCGATACGGTGCACACGTCCACGTGGTGTACGTCGTCGATACGACGACGTATGGGTTCCAAGACGCGCCGCGGAGTATCGTAGGACTCCTCAAACGAGGCGGGGAACGGGCCGTCAACGAACTTGCAGCAGAAGCCCGAGACCGGAACCTCCCGGTGACGACTGATGTCCTCCGCGGCGTCCCCGAAGACGAGATTCTCGCGTATGCGACCGGGGTCGATACCGACGTCATCACGATGGGGACGCGTGGTCGAAGTGCGGGAACCGAACGATTCCTCGGAAGCACGACTGCCCGTCTTGTCGCCCGAGCAGAGATGGCAGTGCTGACGACGACGTGA
- a CDS encoding 2,3-butanediol dehydrogenase produces the protein MRAALYYDRKDIRVEDVEEDTVGPGQVRIEVDSCGICGSDLHEYTAGPIFVPRDEPHPLSQETAPIRMGHEYSGVITDVGESVTDLEAGDAVAINPILSCGECRQCREGNYHICDSIGFLGLSGGNGGFAQSVVVDEHHAVPLGDDVPVEYGALVEPLSVGLHAVRRSGLQAGDSVAVFGSGPIGLAVIQAARAAGAGTIYVSEPRQARRERAADCGADVLVDPSSTNAVEYITSNTDGGVDVSFEVAGVEASFNDAVQSTRPSGTTTVVSIWEEEASTHLNNVVLGERTVTGTLAYLGGPRSDEEYGMVIEMLGDGRLDPDPFITDRIGLDELVEEGFDRLIDPASDHVKILVKPNE, from the coding sequence ATGCGAGCAGCGCTATACTACGACCGGAAAGATATCCGTGTCGAGGACGTCGAGGAAGATACCGTCGGACCAGGCCAAGTTCGAATCGAGGTTGATTCGTGCGGCATCTGTGGGTCTGACCTTCACGAGTACACTGCGGGACCGATTTTCGTCCCGCGGGACGAACCACACCCGCTCTCACAGGAGACGGCACCGATTCGGATGGGTCACGAGTACAGTGGGGTCATCACCGATGTTGGTGAGTCGGTGACGGACCTCGAAGCGGGCGACGCAGTAGCGATTAACCCAATCCTCAGTTGTGGCGAGTGCCGGCAGTGCCGAGAGGGGAATTACCACATCTGCGACTCGATAGGATTCCTCGGCCTCTCGGGGGGGAACGGAGGGTTCGCGCAGAGCGTCGTCGTCGACGAACATCACGCTGTTCCGCTCGGCGACGACGTGCCCGTCGAATACGGAGCGTTGGTCGAACCGTTGAGTGTCGGCTTACACGCAGTCCGTCGGTCTGGATTGCAGGCTGGTGACTCGGTCGCCGTCTTCGGGAGTGGCCCGATTGGGCTGGCAGTGATTCAAGCCGCCCGTGCGGCAGGTGCAGGCACCATCTACGTTTCCGAACCACGACAGGCGAGACGCGAACGTGCGGCGGACTGTGGTGCCGATGTACTCGTCGACCCATCGAGCACGAATGCTGTCGAGTACATCACCTCGAACACCGATGGTGGTGTCGACGTATCGTTCGAGGTTGCGGGTGTCGAAGCCTCGTTCAACGACGCCGTTCAAAGTACGCGTCCCAGCGGTACCACGACTGTCGTGAGTATCTGGGAAGAGGAGGCGAGCACGCACCTGAACAACGTCGTTCTCGGGGAGCGAACCGTGACCGGGACGCTCGCGTACCTCGGTGGACCTCGCTCTGACGAAGAGTACGGGATGGTCATCGAGATGCTCGGTGATGGCCGACTCGACCCCGACCCGTTCATCACCGACCGAATCGGCTTGGATGAACTCGTCGAAGAGGGGTTCGACCGACTCATCGACCCAGCGAGCGACCACGTCAAAATCCTAGTCAAACCGAACGAATAG
- a CDS encoding MBL fold metallo-hydrolase — protein MELTTGVYGLPLDVSLGDQKITLSPVAVETRHGVLLLDVGLPDGLDDLSAALAENGLEVGDTWAVVVTHHDFDHAGCLAAVVDHTDAVVFTHEDETPYLEGDMEPLKSGGGQSIRLEPTTVDVRLAGGETFATIAGPMNAIHTPGHTPGHTSYYFPEDRLLVAGDALNVVEGELVGPREDVTLDFEMAWESVEAIASLEIEHTFCFHGGYVEVGTERIDTLLDQR, from the coding sequence ATGGAACTCACGACTGGTGTGTACGGTCTCCCACTCGACGTATCGCTCGGTGATCAGAAAATAACTCTTAGCCCTGTTGCAGTCGAGACGCGACACGGTGTTCTCCTCTTGGATGTCGGCCTTCCAGACGGACTCGACGACCTGTCTGCTGCACTGGCGGAGAATGGACTCGAAGTCGGCGACACGTGGGCAGTCGTCGTCACGCATCACGACTTCGACCACGCTGGGTGTCTCGCAGCAGTGGTCGACCACACCGACGCCGTCGTCTTCACCCACGAAGATGAAACGCCATACTTGGAAGGAGACATGGAACCACTCAAATCAGGCGGTGGGCAGTCGATACGACTCGAACCAACGACAGTCGACGTTCGACTGGCTGGCGGCGAAACCTTCGCAACCATCGCTGGTCCGATGAACGCTATTCACACCCCGGGCCACACGCCCGGACACACGTCGTACTACTTCCCCGAAGACCGACTACTCGTGGCAGGGGATGCACTCAACGTGGTAGAGGGGGAACTCGTCGGGCCACGAGAGGACGTGACTCTCGACTTCGAGATGGCGTGGGAGAGTGTCGAAGCAATCGCTTCCCTCGAAATCGAACACACATTTTGCTTCCATGGCGGGTACGTCGAGGTTGGAACCGAGCGAATAGACACGCTCCTCGACCAGCGCTAG
- the sod gene encoding superoxide dismutase, with product MSDYELDPLPYDYDALEPHISEQVLTWHHDTHHQGYVNGWNAAEETLAENRDAGDFSSSAGALRNVTHNGSGHILHDLFWQNMSADGGAEPVGALADRIAEDFGSYEAWKGEFEAAAGAAGGWALLVYDSFSNQLRNVVVDKHDQGALWGSHPILALDVWEHSYYYDYGPARGDFVSAFFEVVDWDEPSARYEQAVELFE from the coding sequence ATGTCTGACTACGAACTCGACCCGCTTCCGTACGACTACGACGCACTCGAACCACACATCTCCGAACAAGTTCTCACCTGGCACCACGACACCCACCATCAGGGCTACGTCAACGGATGGAACGCGGCCGAAGAAACGCTGGCCGAAAACCGCGATGCGGGGGACTTCAGCTCCTCTGCAGGTGCGCTCCGCAACGTCACGCACAACGGCTCCGGTCACATTCTGCACGACCTCTTCTGGCAGAACATGTCCGCCGACGGTGGTGCTGAACCGGTGGGTGCGCTCGCGGACCGCATCGCGGAGGACTTCGGTTCCTACGAAGCTTGGAAGGGCGAGTTCGAGGCTGCTGCCGGCGCTGCCGGTGGCTGGGCGCTCCTCGTCTACGACTCGTTCTCGAACCAACTTCGCAACGTCGTAGTCGACAAGCACGACCAGGGCGCGCTCTGGGGCAGTCACCCCATCCTCGCCCTCGACGTCTGGGAACACTCCTACTACTACGATTACGGTCCGGCACGTGGCGACTTCGTCAGTGCGTTCTTCGAGGTCGTCGACTGGGACGAACCGTCGGCCCGCTACGAGCAGGCCGTCGAACTCTTCGAATAG